Proteins encoded by one window of Tunturibacter psychrotolerans:
- a CDS encoding SGNH/GDSL hydrolase family protein translates to MKVATSLLLFGSLSFIVSAGIAQSPTVPRSPQAIDPVYTLPPAALSTEQISILQKLGADWPQLGRYRDENVKLAPPETGESRIIFMGDSITDSWGRNVPAPFFPGKPYINRGISGQTTGQMLVRFRQDVIDLSPTAVVILAGTNDLAGNTGLSSLQMIEDNLQSMSESAKAHGIRVILASVLPVSDYPWRRGLHPAAEIRQLNEWIKHYAQSNGFVYLDYYSAMTNDQGGLDAAVSPDGVHPNAVGYAIMAPLAEKAIQQAVNQTTAPTIAK, encoded by the coding sequence ATGAAGGTTGCAACTAGTCTCCTGCTTTTCGGCTCTCTTTCGTTCATCGTTTCTGCTGGTATTGCTCAGAGTCCAACCGTTCCCAGATCGCCCCAGGCCATCGATCCCGTTTACACGCTTCCCCCCGCCGCATTGAGCACTGAGCAGATATCTATACTCCAAAAACTCGGCGCCGACTGGCCACAGCTCGGTCGCTATCGCGATGAGAACGTAAAGCTAGCTCCGCCTGAAACAGGTGAATCTCGCATTATCTTCATGGGCGACTCGATCACTGACTCGTGGGGCCGCAACGTCCCCGCTCCATTTTTTCCCGGCAAGCCCTACATCAATCGCGGCATCTCCGGCCAGACCACAGGTCAGATGCTTGTACGCTTCCGCCAGGATGTCATCGACCTTTCGCCAACAGCGGTCGTGATCCTGGCCGGAACCAACGACCTCGCGGGAAATACTGGTCTCTCGTCGCTTCAGATGATCGAAGATAACCTGCAATCAATGAGCGAATCCGCGAAAGCTCATGGCATTCGCGTCATCCTGGCATCTGTTCTTCCGGTAAGCGACTATCCATGGCGTCGCGGTCTCCATCCCGCCGCCGAGATTCGTCAGCTCAATGAATGGATCAAACACTACGCACAGTCGAACGGATTTGTTTACCTCGACTACTACTCCGCGATGACCAATGATCAGGGAGGCCTCGACGCTGCCGTCTCCCCCGATGGTGTCCATCCAAACGCAGTCGGCTACGCCATCATGGCACCGCTTGCCGAGAAGGCCATACAACAGGCGGTCAACCAGACGACGGCGCCCACAATCGCCAAATAA
- a CDS encoding glycoside hydrolase family 31 protein, which translates to MFGHLRTAIHLIPLTCLGALLATPVARAQQLSLSRDNATVLVEPYAPNIVRVSISLRREDALAAPGYGIVATPAPTGWTAGSETSGDTLRSNRLVVTVSPQGPKWIPTGTRADIAKFFNGSTPGVGLSIRTRDNADLVRMQGWQMSVPNHKDGNADILYDRRPTDAPFFQVGASFASPPDEHYYGLGQNQEGYLDHRNHVLRCAHDYNAPSGQSVCVPFVVTNKGYGILWDNPSATTVAFGFNDQVRWTSDVGQRVSFFVIAGTTYDEIYAGYRLLTGSTPMLPKSAYGYIQSKQRYTSQAELLGVAHGYRERHYPIDDLVIDWFHYTIMGQMDMDPAKWPDPMAMNKELHSMNFHTMISIWPRFVPESRFYSTLLKNGWFEHLADGTPTNGLPYDRAGSDIDTTNPDAAKWYWGVVKENYVSKGFDAFWADETEPDLPPNGSYFHIGPGTQFFNTYPLFHTAAFYNGFREDLPTRALILARDAYLGAQHNGAIFWSSDISGNWDTLRRQVSTGINFVASGTPYWSTDIGGWQYLPSHHTPLHTPLIDPSDARENIGHYDDYPELYVRWFEYGAFQPNFRSHGSRPQNEVWSYGKQAEPILVKYLRLRYQLMPYIYSLGHMTNQTGAPFMRGLFMDFGSDPKVANIGDEYMFGPALLVAPVTEQGSTSRAVYLPAGTDWYNYWTNAKVHGGQTITVDAPIDTIPLFVRAGSILPLGSAIESTNEDQKIDRVRIYPGADGDFDLYRDDGNTYNYEKGQFQITHLHWSNATGKLTHSGPDAWSIPDDSVVEVQNR; encoded by the coding sequence ATGTTCGGACACCTCCGCACTGCTATTCACTTGATTCCGCTTACTTGTCTCGGCGCGCTCCTGGCGACTCCGGTGGCTCGCGCTCAGCAGCTGTCGCTCTCTCGCGATAACGCCACGGTGCTCGTCGAGCCCTACGCGCCAAATATCGTGCGCGTCTCCATTAGCCTGCGGCGCGAGGATGCACTCGCCGCCCCGGGGTATGGCATCGTAGCGACGCCAGCTCCTACGGGATGGACAGCCGGGAGCGAGACGTCAGGTGACACCTTGCGTTCCAACCGTCTTGTCGTCACGGTCTCACCCCAGGGACCGAAGTGGATTCCCACCGGAACCCGCGCCGATATAGCGAAGTTCTTCAACGGCTCCACCCCAGGCGTTGGCCTCTCCATCAGGACCCGCGATAATGCAGACCTTGTTCGCATGCAGGGCTGGCAGATGTCGGTTCCCAATCATAAGGACGGCAATGCCGATATCCTTTACGACCGCCGTCCCACTGACGCACCCTTCTTCCAGGTCGGCGCCAGCTTTGCTTCTCCGCCGGATGAGCATTATTACGGCTTGGGTCAGAATCAGGAAGGCTACCTCGACCATCGCAACCATGTGCTCCGTTGTGCCCATGACTACAACGCACCCTCTGGTCAAAGTGTATGTGTGCCATTTGTAGTTACAAACAAAGGTTACGGCATTCTCTGGGACAATCCATCTGCGACCACCGTCGCCTTCGGATTCAACGATCAAGTACGTTGGACATCGGATGTCGGCCAACGAGTCTCTTTCTTCGTGATCGCTGGTACAACCTACGATGAGATTTACGCCGGCTACCGTCTGCTCACGGGCTCAACCCCCATGCTCCCGAAATCTGCATACGGCTACATTCAGAGTAAGCAGCGCTATACCAGTCAGGCCGAACTTCTCGGTGTCGCGCACGGATATCGCGAACGCCATTACCCGATCGACGACCTCGTCATCGACTGGTTTCACTACACCATCATGGGGCAGATGGACATGGATCCCGCCAAGTGGCCAGACCCTATGGCGATGAACAAGGAACTGCACTCCATGAACTTCCATACCATGATCAGCATCTGGCCTCGCTTCGTCCCCGAGAGCCGCTTCTATAGCACCCTCCTAAAGAATGGATGGTTCGAGCATCTCGCCGACGGCACACCTACCAACGGACTGCCATACGATCGCGCCGGCTCAGACATCGACACGACTAACCCGGACGCTGCAAAGTGGTACTGGGGCGTCGTCAAAGAGAACTACGTCAGCAAAGGTTTCGACGCCTTCTGGGCCGACGAGACTGAGCCTGATCTCCCGCCAAACGGAAGCTACTTTCACATCGGCCCTGGCACGCAGTTCTTCAACACGTACCCTCTCTTCCACACTGCGGCCTTCTACAACGGCTTTCGCGAAGATCTTCCAACTCGCGCACTCATCCTCGCTCGCGACGCCTATCTTGGCGCGCAGCACAACGGCGCCATCTTCTGGTCCTCCGACATCAGCGGAAATTGGGACACGCTGAGACGTCAGGTCTCAACCGGCATTAACTTCGTCGCCTCGGGTACGCCCTACTGGAGCACTGATATCGGTGGCTGGCAGTATCTTCCCTCGCACCACACGCCGCTGCACACTCCGCTCATCGACCCCTCTGACGCCCGCGAAAACATTGGCCACTACGATGACTATCCTGAGCTTTATGTCCGCTGGTTCGAGTACGGAGCCTTTCAGCCCAACTTCCGTAGTCACGGAAGCCGTCCTCAGAATGAGGTGTGGTCTTACGGTAAGCAGGCCGAACCAATCCTTGTGAAGTATCTGCGCCTTCGCTATCAGCTTATGCCGTACATCTATAGCCTTGGCCACATGACCAACCAGACCGGTGCTCCCTTCATGCGAGGCCTGTTCATGGACTTTGGAAGCGACCCTAAGGTTGCCAACATTGGTGACGAATATATGTTCGGACCAGCTCTGCTGGTCGCTCCTGTAACAGAACAGGGAAGTACTTCACGCGCGGTTTATCTGCCCGCTGGAACCGACTGGTATAACTACTGGACGAACGCTAAGGTGCATGGTGGGCAGACTATCACTGTCGATGCTCCCATCGACACGATTCCTCTCTTCGTTCGCGCGGGTTCGATTCTTCCGCTTGGAAGCGCTATTGAAAGTACCAATGAAGATCAAAAGATAGATCGTGTTCGCATATACCCTGGTGCCGATGGAGACTTCGATCTCTATCGCGACGATGGCAATACCTACAACTATGAGAAGGGTCAGTTCCAAATCACTCATCTTCACTGGTCCAACGCAACAGGGAAGCTGACCCATAGCGGTCCGGACGCATGGAGCATCCCCGATGACTCGGTGGTGGAGGTACAAAACCGATAG
- a CDS encoding glycoside hydrolase family 3 C-terminal domain-containing protein: MPRFNRSVSIASLLAIVSIPQLLQAQQRYRFQDTHLPAEERITDLIGHMTLEEKVQALSTNPTIPRLGVVGTQHVEGLHGLALGGPGGWEGKNLPVIPTTQFPQSRGLGQTWDPELIQKAAAAEAYETRYAYGKYHRGGMVVRAPNADLSRDPRWGRSEESYGEDPFLVGTMATAFTRGLQGDDPHVWLTSSLLKHFLANSNEDGRDGSSSNFDDRLFREYYSVPFRMAIQQGGANAMMTAYNGWNGVPMIESPVLRATVIKEWGFDGIICTDGGALTNLVTHHHAFKTMSEAAAAAIHAGINQFLDDYRQPVMDALKQNLITEEEIDANIRGVFRVMLRLGMLDPLEQIPYAKIGTVDQAKGDPWNWPERKALVRQVTDESIVLLKNQNDMLPLRADNVKNIAVIGPLADRVALDWYSGTPPYIVTPLAGIRTRAGSSSVSFSKGDDANEAAALAAKADVAIVIVGNHPTCDAGWFKCALPSEGKEAIDRKSLTLEQEELVKAVYAANPKTVVVLQTSFPYTTNWTQDHIPAILQITHNSEEQGNALADVLFGNYNPAGRLTQTWVSSIDQLPPMMDYDLRHGRTYLYLKQKPLYAFGFGLSYTTFGYSNLHISTSSLAPNGDLTVSVDIRNTGVRDGDEVVQLYVAYPHSAVSRPIEELKSFERTHLRAGESKVVTLHLPAQSLGYWNETQHAFVVEPGPIELRIGASSDDIKLSKTLNVAR; this comes from the coding sequence ATGCCCAGGTTCAACCGATCCGTCTCCATCGCGTCCTTACTCGCTATCGTCTCCATCCCGCAACTCCTCCAGGCGCAGCAGAGGTACCGCTTTCAGGACACACATCTCCCTGCCGAAGAACGTATCACCGACCTGATCGGCCATATGACGCTCGAGGAAAAAGTGCAGGCGCTCAGCACAAACCCAACTATACCCAGGCTCGGTGTCGTTGGAACACAGCACGTTGAAGGGCTTCATGGGCTCGCCCTCGGAGGCCCTGGAGGATGGGAGGGGAAAAACCTCCCCGTCATTCCTACGACTCAGTTCCCACAGTCGCGGGGACTCGGCCAGACCTGGGATCCCGAGCTCATTCAGAAGGCTGCTGCTGCTGAAGCCTATGAGACTCGTTATGCGTATGGTAAATACCATCGCGGCGGTATGGTCGTCCGCGCGCCAAACGCCGATCTCAGCCGCGATCCGCGCTGGGGACGAAGTGAAGAGTCTTATGGAGAAGACCCGTTCCTGGTCGGAACAATGGCCACTGCTTTTACCCGTGGACTGCAGGGCGATGATCCCCACGTCTGGCTTACTTCCTCGCTCCTCAAACACTTTCTCGCCAACAGCAACGAAGACGGTCGCGATGGGTCCTCATCGAACTTCGACGATCGCCTCTTCCGCGAGTACTACTCCGTACCGTTTCGCATGGCCATCCAGCAAGGGGGCGCCAACGCCATGATGACTGCGTACAACGGCTGGAACGGAGTTCCGATGATTGAGAGTCCTGTGCTTCGCGCTACGGTCATCAAGGAATGGGGATTCGACGGCATTATTTGCACCGACGGTGGTGCCCTCACGAATCTTGTCACCCATCACCACGCCTTCAAAACTATGTCTGAGGCTGCCGCCGCTGCGATTCACGCGGGTATCAATCAGTTTCTTGATGACTACCGCCAGCCCGTCATGGACGCTCTCAAACAAAACCTCATCACCGAAGAGGAGATAGACGCCAACATACGCGGTGTCTTCCGCGTCATGCTCCGGCTGGGTATGCTGGACCCACTCGAGCAGATTCCCTACGCCAAAATCGGCACAGTCGATCAGGCAAAGGGCGATCCATGGAACTGGCCCGAGCGAAAGGCTCTCGTGCGTCAGGTCACCGATGAGTCCATTGTGCTTTTGAAAAACCAAAACGATATGCTTCCCCTTCGTGCCGACAACGTAAAGAACATCGCAGTCATCGGCCCACTCGCTGATCGGGTAGCGCTTGACTGGTATAGCGGTACTCCCCCCTATATCGTGACGCCGCTCGCAGGAATCCGAACACGTGCTGGATCTTCCTCTGTCAGCTTCTCGAAAGGCGATGATGCAAACGAAGCCGCCGCTCTCGCAGCCAAAGCTGATGTCGCCATCGTGATTGTTGGCAACCACCCTACTTGCGACGCCGGATGGTTCAAATGCGCACTGCCGAGCGAGGGCAAAGAAGCGATTGATCGCAAGAGTCTTACGTTGGAGCAGGAAGAGCTCGTCAAGGCTGTCTACGCTGCCAATCCAAAGACCGTTGTTGTACTGCAAACGAGCTTTCCTTATACGACTAACTGGACCCAGGATCATATACCAGCCATCCTCCAGATCACTCACAACAGCGAAGAGCAAGGAAACGCCCTCGCCGACGTGCTCTTCGGGAACTACAACCCGGCGGGCCGCCTAACTCAGACATGGGTTAGCTCCATCGATCAGCTTCCTCCCATGATGGACTACGATCTTCGCCACGGTCGTACTTACCTTTATCTGAAGCAGAAACCTCTGTATGCTTTTGGCTTCGGTCTCAGCTATACGACTTTCGGCTATTCGAATCTGCACATCAGCACATCCAGCCTCGCGCCGAACGGCGATCTGACGGTCTCCGTCGACATCCGCAACACGGGTGTGCGAGATGGTGACGAAGTCGTTCAACTCTACGTTGCCTATCCTCACTCCGCCGTCTCGCGTCCCATCGAAGAGCTTAAGAGCTTCGAACGCACGCACCTTCGCGCTGGTGAATCCAAAGTCGTCACTCTTCACCTACCCGCACAGTCGCTCGGTTACTGGAACGAAACGCAACACGCCTTTGTTGTTGAACCTGGCCCCATCGAACTTCGAATCGGGGCCAGCTCGGACGATATCAAGCTAAGCAAAACCTTGAATGTCGCTCGTTAA